From the Salminus brasiliensis chromosome 15, fSalBra1.hap2, whole genome shotgun sequence genome, the window AAAACAAAGGGAGGAAAATCTTTGTTTGAAAAAAATATCGAGATCCTTAAAGATGCGGTAAAACAACCAAACCAGTCTGTaattctgaaaataaagaaagggtGGAAATGTTTATAATGAGTTATGGAACATTAAGATCATATCAGTGGACCTCGAGGATAAATATAAAACAGAAGAGAAAACttggatatgggccctttaatacaAGCGATTCTCTTTAAAATGATCACTGATCTTCAGCGGGACTTGAAAGAGACACACTCTATAAACGTAAATGAACTAAAGGATCTCCACAATTCAGCTACTGCAGCCACCTAGTGGCCATacgttacagttacagtgctgtgaacTAGCCCACAAGCAACGGTGTGTATATGCGTTTCGGGCATGTGTGTGATGTTATTTGGAcggcccagcagcagcaggtttcGAGGGTCCTCCTGCACCCCCTTTTCCCTGCGGAGCCTTGAGCACACTCAGTTTCTTGTGTATGGAGGTGCTGGCCTTCTGGGTGATCTCCTCTTCGATTTTGTTCCTGATGGCCACGTCCAgaccctgcacacacacacacacacacacacacacacacacacacacacacacacacacaaacacacacacacacacacgccgttACCAGGGTGCACcatgatattagaataaacactaaagtggtggtggttctccatcactgtgttcatcattagaacatctccaaagttctcctctctcatggagtctagtattatttagagttctcctcagatcaacgcctggtttggtggtaaatcagggcttaatgatggtgaatcaggtgagctgctgctgctgctgctgctgatggaggtgaacacatcctccacgctgtgctggctggactggggggcgtccaggagaaacctggaggaaccgagctctgttcttcagactagctcacagacaagatctcactactttctttcttcagaatgagaagctcttgtttctcctttttactggatttatctttAGCTAGggctggagcttctacagtaaagcTCTTACTGCTGAATCACAGGAAATGAAGAAGGTGCCAGGTTTGATCAATATGGGCTAATGTACGTCCACTTACAGTGACATGCAGTCACATTTGGGCACCTGTGGTCAAGCGACATCCGTTGTTGAAGTGTTAGAGTCGTTCCTTTGCATTTGTTAACTATCCAATTACTGCTGATTTGCTGAATGTAGCGCATTGGGAATAATGCAGGATAAATGTGGCATGTAGAAAGATGATGGAAGTTAATATGATTGTCTAATAGgtcaaattcagcaaataaacagaaGCTGGGTCAGAagatttgttcacttatttacactcaTCATTCCAACACGGGTGTCCAAACTTCTGCACAGGGCGGTATGGGATAGGATTATGGTAAAAATGCAGTATTACAATACTCTAATATCCACCTTCACGTTAAACAACATAGTCGCTTATTTTGTGGCAgtaattttacattatttatattttatatttatatataaattatatataaatgaatgacCCAGGTATGTAGTCATTTCCTAGTCTGTCCATTTGAGCTGAGGGGGGAAAACCTGGCACGTTTTTATGGAACGAAGGCAGACATCTCCTCGTGTCGGCGCCCCATTGGACAGCCGCCAGAACCCGATTTACCTTTTTCagcttctgctgctgcacaaCTTTGGCTTTCTTGGGTGCGATGACCCTCCCTGCAAAAGCAACAAATACATTCATGAATTAAACGAGCAACAACTTTACCATAACattgcatctttttttttttaatattgtttcatttgtcatttgtgatatttattgatgtatttaattttttttacattaatctAAGATTTTATTCCATCCTGTCTTTCAATCTTGATTTTCTAGGAGACCAGATGAACAGCTGGTAGTACCATTTACGACTGGGCATGTGACAAATTACCTGGGACCCAGctttaaaaattaaacatgactaaaattttccttttttaaaattttttatttagtaagtaagtaatatttatttatatagtatttTTCCAGAGCATTTCACAAAGTGCTttacagaataaataaataaataaataaaaacccccaaaaaacaagATATCAAAAAGTCAATATTACAGATTTAGCCACTACTAAAAGCAcgagaataaaaaaataagtctTTAAATGTTTCTTAAAAACATGAACTGATGCTGAAAGTCTGAAAGTTACAGCAAATTTATTGGTAATTATGTCTGGTTTGAACGATCGAAATTAATTAGCTAAACTAAATTTAGAAagaacattttataaatgtcaaTTTTATCAAACCTAGATTGTTATGTTTAAAATATCAACTCTAATGACACTTtcaaacattaataataaaaaaaaaaaataaaataataataataataataattaaaaaaaaaagacgttGCCCCGCCCCCATCTGAAATAGGGCCTGTGATTGGCTGTGATTAATTGTTCGCTGCTTTGAAGTAAAGCCGAGCTTCATTCAGAACATGGACTGAACTTCGCGAACCGGGTCAGAACCGGATGTTTGTTAAGGCGGAGAACTGGAGCAGGAGCCTGCGTTAGCCTCGTGAGTCACGTGCTCCACTGTCCACTGCAGCCCGGAGCGGAACTGCCTTCAAACCCCGCGCGCTTATCCGAACCCCGCCGCCCGGACCCCTCACACCCCCCTCACACCCCCGCTCACCTCCTTTCTTCGGTCCTTTCGGTTTCTGCTGCGGTTTCTTGGCCCCTCCGGGTCTCTGCGCCTTAAACTTCTGCTTGCCCTGCGCCATCGCGAACGGAAACGAGAGGCTTACCGgattaaaacataataaaagtcTTAAACACAAAATAAAGGTCCCACAGGCGGACTTCCGGTTCAGTCCCGTTGGGGGACGGAGTGCACTTTAtaaataatatcaatattatTACACTTTTTTAAGTATTAAAATATCAATAGTGCAATATCTAGCTTCatctaaataaatacaaaatactgcAATACAATATTTATACTCTACTACACCATAATAAAGCATGAATAAAATTGCAATGATATGTATGAATGCatgtaaatattacaatataatattagtaaaataattgaatattttttaatagaaaaatatggctttattactttttttttttttttaatccaataGCAGTTCACTTAATGAATATCTGAAACGAAGGCCTGAGACCACTATAGTGATATGTAGTGATATATAGTGATATAAATCCCCACCCACCagtattgtatgtatgtattttttttttggggtggggtggggtggaggggtCTGTCTTCCTCACTGGACAGTTCCCTTGTAGGAGAGTGCCAGTTATGCCCCCACACAGACAGCTGTGCCACACTGGAGCCCTCCATAAGCCCACCCACTGCTCAGAGTAAGACTAGACACCAGTCCGGACTTTCTGATCCACAGTGGTGTTTTATTTCCAATTACTTTTGCAGTCCTTATGTTTAAAACATCGAGCATGCCTCAAAAACTCTGCTGTCAGTATTGTgtttctgtacacacacacacacacacacacacacacacacacacacacacggatgtCAGCAGTTGTACTGGTCCTGCACACAGCTGTAAGCTAAGTGAGAAATCTTTGATATGAAATCAAAAGGAGGCACTTCTGAACATCACAGCACTGCAGCTTGACCCCAGGTTTGACCCCCTGAAACATGTACTGCTTTCCTTAATGCCAGTAAAATCAGAACAGGATCCTCCAGCCTGcagaaatacaaaaacagaagaaactGCTGACAGCTTTTACGTTAAACCTCCAACTGAAATCCTCTATCTGAGTACaggaagagaaacagagacCCAAAGAAACCAGGTTTACTTCTACTCTATTAAAGGTTTAAGGACCAGGGGCCGAACTCACAGAAGCATCTTAAAGAAATTCTTCTTAGATGGTTTTTTATCCCTTAAATTTGTGCTAAAGAAAAAACTATAAAGTGAAAagaaaaatcttaaaaaaaatatcttaaaacattataattttttataacttttaaacatttattaaata encodes:
- the c15h19orf53 gene encoding leydig cell tumor 10 kDa protein homolog, translating into MAQGKQKFKAQRPGGAKKPQQKPKGPKKGGRVIAPKKAKVVQQQKLKKGLDVAIRNKIEEEITQKASTSIHKKLSVLKAPQGKGGAGGPSKPAAAGPSK